One genomic window of Elaeis guineensis isolate ETL-2024a chromosome 2, EG11, whole genome shotgun sequence includes the following:
- the LOC105060482 gene encoding protein JASON isoform X1: protein MGCLFGCFRLKGDDQRKAHIFSSSTPSMSTEKLPSKNQLASVFLREEEEVSPHEQVRHKDNVDKDSSLERQLKHEAKFLKSCGALLETPAEIRKASERVIQQIPDQDCMLPQFDSWLSGTAGRKLLWDEQHGQLPKTPQTHEDSGFSEKSPEVFTSEGHNTLRHFENIMPSVSPIKSLRSEGVKHEAGVKSGKGAVTDMSPSRKESQFSPFASKCSPFPTPLKLTDEMQTPATVYPSNLEKFRTEKSTRIRTQYVNSVLNPVENISQWKLLSEGCSHPGESHDQFEQRNGDSPDTKKKTEQALLTSDPKNSKLTSSSRPTMLNEKTSQNDGVIYKDKYVCGESSFSLATPLHSKEKVPFRSDSSQIVVTSLSQWLRPPTTNNKGGNEIMTKERSHSGKSSDGDRPILGMVAAHWNEEEPDRISPKTWDGNGIPNSTNKYKEDQKVSWHATPFEERLEKALSDENFLPQRKCLKGKPVRFENEGEESDTAAS, encoded by the exons ATGGGGTGTCTTTTTGGTTGCTTTCGGCTTAAAGGCGATGACCAGCGGAAAGCTCATATCTTTTCCAGTTCGACTCCTTCTATGAGCACG GAGAAGTTGCCGTCAAAAAACCAGCTTGCATCTGTTTTCTTGCGAGAAG AAGAGGAAGTTTCTCCCCACGAGCAAGTAAGGCATAAGGATAACGTTGATAAGGATAGCAGCTTAGAGAGACAACTTAAGCATGAG GCCAAATTTCTCAAGTCTTGTGGTGCTTTGCTAGAAACTCCTGCTGAAATTCGTAAAGCATCTGAAAGAGTAATCCAACAAATTCCTGATCAGGACTGCATGCTTCCTCAATTCGACTCATGGCTTTCTGGTACAGCTGGGAGGAAACTTCTATGGGATGAACAACATGGTCAACTTCCCAAAACTCCACAGACGCATGAAGATTCTGGTTTTTCAGAAAAAAGTCCTGAAGT CTTTACTTCTGAGGGACATAATACATTGCGACACTTTGAGAATATTATGCCCTCAGTTTCTCCAATCAAGTCTTTGAGATCAGAAGGTGTAAAACATGAGGCTGGAGTTAAATCTGGAAAAGGAGCTGTTACCGATATGTCTCCATCTCGGAAAGAAAGCCAGTTTTCACCATTTGCTTCAAAATGTTCGCCTTTTCCAACGCCACTAAAATTGACAGATGAGATGCAGACTCCTGCAACTGTTTATCCATCTAACCTAGAGAAATTCAGAACTGAGAAAAGCACCAGGATTCGAACACAATATGTAAACTCagttttaaatcccgtggaaaatatatctcaatgGAAATTGCTGAGTGAGGGCTGCAGTCATCCTGGTGAATCACATGATCAATTTGAACAGAGAAATGGTGATAGTCCAGATACCAAAAAGAAGACAGAGCAGGCATTACTTACTTCAGATCCTAAGAATTCTAAATTGACCAGCTCTTCAAGACCCACAATGCTAAATGAGAAGACAAGCCAAAATGATGGGGTCATCTACAAAGATAAATATGTCTGTGGTGAGAGCTCCTTTAGTTTGGCAACACCTTTGCATAGCAAAGAAAAAGTACCCTTTAGGTCAGACAGTTCACAAATTGTTGTCACAAGTTTGTCTCAATGGCTGAGGCCTCCAACCACAAACAACAAAGGAGGGAATGAGATTATGACAAAGGAAAGGTCTCACTCTGGTAAGAGTTCTGATGGAGACAGGCCTATTCTCGGTATGGTTGCTGCACAttggaatgaagaggaacctGATCGTATTTCACCTAAGACGTGGGATGGAAATGGAATTCCAAATTCAACAAACAAGTACAAAGag GATCAGAAAGTTAGTTGGCATGCCACCCCATTTGAAGAGAGGCTAGAAAAGGCTTTATCAGATGAGAATTTTCTCCCTCAAAG GAAATGCCTCAAAGGAAAGCCAGTCAGGTTTGAGAATGAGGGTGAGGAAAGTGATACAGCTGCATCATAA
- the LOC105060482 gene encoding protein JASON isoform X2, giving the protein MGCLFGCFRLKGDDQRKAHIFSSSTPSMSTEKLPSKNQLASVFLREEEVSPHEQVRHKDNVDKDSSLERQLKHEAKFLKSCGALLETPAEIRKASERVIQQIPDQDCMLPQFDSWLSGTAGRKLLWDEQHGQLPKTPQTHEDSGFSEKSPEVFTSEGHNTLRHFENIMPSVSPIKSLRSEGVKHEAGVKSGKGAVTDMSPSRKESQFSPFASKCSPFPTPLKLTDEMQTPATVYPSNLEKFRTEKSTRIRTQYVNSVLNPVENISQWKLLSEGCSHPGESHDQFEQRNGDSPDTKKKTEQALLTSDPKNSKLTSSSRPTMLNEKTSQNDGVIYKDKYVCGESSFSLATPLHSKEKVPFRSDSSQIVVTSLSQWLRPPTTNNKGGNEIMTKERSHSGKSSDGDRPILGMVAAHWNEEEPDRISPKTWDGNGIPNSTNKYKEDQKVSWHATPFEERLEKALSDENFLPQRKCLKGKPVRFENEGEESDTAAS; this is encoded by the exons ATGGGGTGTCTTTTTGGTTGCTTTCGGCTTAAAGGCGATGACCAGCGGAAAGCTCATATCTTTTCCAGTTCGACTCCTTCTATGAGCACG GAGAAGTTGCCGTCAAAAAACCAGCTTGCATCTGTTTTCTTGCGAGAAG AGGAAGTTTCTCCCCACGAGCAAGTAAGGCATAAGGATAACGTTGATAAGGATAGCAGCTTAGAGAGACAACTTAAGCATGAG GCCAAATTTCTCAAGTCTTGTGGTGCTTTGCTAGAAACTCCTGCTGAAATTCGTAAAGCATCTGAAAGAGTAATCCAACAAATTCCTGATCAGGACTGCATGCTTCCTCAATTCGACTCATGGCTTTCTGGTACAGCTGGGAGGAAACTTCTATGGGATGAACAACATGGTCAACTTCCCAAAACTCCACAGACGCATGAAGATTCTGGTTTTTCAGAAAAAAGTCCTGAAGT CTTTACTTCTGAGGGACATAATACATTGCGACACTTTGAGAATATTATGCCCTCAGTTTCTCCAATCAAGTCTTTGAGATCAGAAGGTGTAAAACATGAGGCTGGAGTTAAATCTGGAAAAGGAGCTGTTACCGATATGTCTCCATCTCGGAAAGAAAGCCAGTTTTCACCATTTGCTTCAAAATGTTCGCCTTTTCCAACGCCACTAAAATTGACAGATGAGATGCAGACTCCTGCAACTGTTTATCCATCTAACCTAGAGAAATTCAGAACTGAGAAAAGCACCAGGATTCGAACACAATATGTAAACTCagttttaaatcccgtggaaaatatatctcaatgGAAATTGCTGAGTGAGGGCTGCAGTCATCCTGGTGAATCACATGATCAATTTGAACAGAGAAATGGTGATAGTCCAGATACCAAAAAGAAGACAGAGCAGGCATTACTTACTTCAGATCCTAAGAATTCTAAATTGACCAGCTCTTCAAGACCCACAATGCTAAATGAGAAGACAAGCCAAAATGATGGGGTCATCTACAAAGATAAATATGTCTGTGGTGAGAGCTCCTTTAGTTTGGCAACACCTTTGCATAGCAAAGAAAAAGTACCCTTTAGGTCAGACAGTTCACAAATTGTTGTCACAAGTTTGTCTCAATGGCTGAGGCCTCCAACCACAAACAACAAAGGAGGGAATGAGATTATGACAAAGGAAAGGTCTCACTCTGGTAAGAGTTCTGATGGAGACAGGCCTATTCTCGGTATGGTTGCTGCACAttggaatgaagaggaacctGATCGTATTTCACCTAAGACGTGGGATGGAAATGGAATTCCAAATTCAACAAACAAGTACAAAGag GATCAGAAAGTTAGTTGGCATGCCACCCCATTTGAAGAGAGGCTAGAAAAGGCTTTATCAGATGAGAATTTTCTCCCTCAAAG GAAATGCCTCAAAGGAAAGCCAGTCAGGTTTGAGAATGAGGGTGAGGAAAGTGATACAGCTGCATCATAA